From Chryseobacterium shandongense, the proteins below share one genomic window:
- a CDS encoding OmpA family protein encodes MKIFKILAVSAMVLGMTSCISKKQYDALSSNYKQCIENVGERQREIQDLKSQNSALTSENNLLKSQHDALKSSLDACLSNTGKSSANIDKLVGEINASNSYIKQLISSNAKNDSLNLALSNKLKRSLDNVADSDVQVKVLKGVVMISLSDKMLYKTGDYNVLPAAQEVLGKVAKVINDYDKYSVLIEGNTDNAPLNSPNLPRDNWDLSALRGTAVAKVLQTQFGVDPARITAGGRSEYNPKATNMSVSGRAENRRTEIIIMPKLDEFMKLMDIAPKK; translated from the coding sequence ATGAAAATTTTTAAAATCTTAGCAGTATCTGCAATGGTGTTGGGAATGACATCTTGTATCAGCAAAAAACAGTATGATGCACTGAGCTCAAATTACAAACAATGTATTGAAAACGTGGGAGAAAGACAGAGAGAGATTCAGGATCTGAAATCCCAAAACTCTGCTTTGACAAGCGAAAATAACCTGCTGAAAAGTCAGCACGATGCTTTAAAATCATCATTGGATGCATGTCTTTCCAATACAGGGAAAAGCTCTGCTAATATAGACAAGCTGGTGGGAGAAATCAACGCTTCAAACTCTTACATCAAACAGCTGATTTCCAGCAATGCTAAAAATGACAGCTTAAATTTAGCATTATCAAATAAACTGAAAAGATCTTTGGATAATGTAGCAGATAGCGATGTTCAGGTGAAAGTTCTTAAAGGAGTGGTAATGATCTCTCTTTCTGATAAAATGCTTTATAAAACGGGAGATTATAATGTATTGCCTGCAGCACAGGAAGTGTTAGGAAAAGTGGCGAAAGTAATCAACGATTACGACAAATATTCTGTATTGATCGAAGGGAACACGGACAATGCACCTTTAAATTCTCCAAACTTGCCAAGAGACAACTGGGATCTTTCTGCATTGAGAGGTACTGCGGTCGCTAAAGTATTACAGACTCAATTTGGAGTAGATCCTGCAAGAATTACTGCAGGAGGTAGATCAGAATACAATCCTAAAGCAACTAATATGAGTGTTTCCGGAAGAGCTGAAAACAGAAGAACGGAAATCATCATTATGCCGAAGCTTGATGAATTCATGAAATTAATGGACATCGCACCGAAAAAATAA
- a CDS encoding lipocalin-like domain-containing protein has product MKKLALLFAGLSLFVATGCNNDDDDNTMEYPIVGTWQPMKVVVTSVPIGGTPVSDGISFDTDCQKTSRWVFTENSGKRTDVGDGTSPGTCQPTFDRNFTYTYDRDSKAIQVKYQGIVEPDKGSVVTLNETTLNIKFEDTSDPTEYQSMTYTLKRIPQQ; this is encoded by the coding sequence ATGAAGAAATTAGCATTACTATTTGCAGGTCTATCATTATTCGTAGCGACAGGATGTAATAACGACGACGATGACAACACAATGGAATATCCGATTGTGGGAACGTGGCAGCCTATGAAAGTGGTTGTTACCAGCGTTCCGATAGGAGGAACTCCTGTTTCAGACGGAATTTCTTTTGATACCGACTGTCAGAAAACATCAAGATGGGTATTTACAGAAAACTCAGGAAAAAGAACTGATGTGGGAGATGGTACTTCACCGGGAACATGCCAGCCAACTTTCGACAGAAACTTTACCTATACCTACGATAGAGACAGTAAAGCTATTCAGGTAAAATATCAAGGTATTGTAGAACCAGACAAAGGAAGTGTAGTTACCCTTAACGAAACAACTTTAAATATTAAATTTGAAGATACTTCAGACCCTACGGAATATCAATCAATGACCTATACCTTGAAGAGAATTCCTCAACAATAA
- a CDS encoding O-methyltransferase, whose product MSFFEEKNPEMDRYLETHASAEPEILKKLRRETYQKTTQPHMISGYQQGRLLTIISQMMKPENVLEIGTFTGYATLCLASGISEKGRITTLDINEDLAYLPKKYFAESEHSSQIDFRLQDAKEFLKETDQFFDLIFIDADKENYAEYFRLIKPRTKSGSVVMFDNVLWYGKVLEENPKQKSTYVIKELNDLIAKDNDFENLILPLRDGVNFLRRK is encoded by the coding sequence ATGAGCTTTTTTGAAGAAAAGAATCCGGAAATGGACCGGTATCTGGAAACCCATGCTTCGGCGGAACCTGAGATCCTTAAAAAGCTGAGAAGAGAAACCTACCAGAAAACAACTCAGCCACACATGATTTCAGGATATCAGCAAGGAAGGCTATTAACGATCATTTCTCAAATGATGAAACCGGAAAATGTCCTTGAAATAGGAACTTTCACAGGGTATGCCACTCTTTGCCTTGCTTCCGGAATCTCTGAAAAAGGACGAATCACTACCCTTGATATTAATGAAGATCTGGCGTATTTACCCAAAAAGTATTTTGCAGAAAGTGAACATTCTTCCCAGATTGATTTCAGACTGCAGGATGCCAAAGAATTTTTAAAAGAAACCGACCAATTCTTCGATCTTATTTTTATCGATGCAGATAAAGAAAATTATGCAGAATATTTCAGACTAATTAAACCGCGTACAAAATCCGGATCCGTTGTAATGTTTGATAATGTACTATGGTATGGGAAAGTATTGGAAGAAAATCCAAAGCAGAAGTCTACTTATGTTATTAAAGAGCTTAACGATTTGATCGCTAAGGATAATGATTTTGAAAATCTTATTTTACCTTTGCGCGACGGTGTAAATTTTTTACGCAGAAAATAG
- a CDS encoding 3-deoxy-D-manno-octulosonic acid transferase — MSFFYNIFISLMIFGMKIFSLFNDKAKKGIQGRKESLRKVQTGFSKRDKVIWMHAASLGEYEQGLPVLEQLKYKLPDHKILITFFSPSGYENVVKKKNIADVVCYLPFDRKTLVKEFVSQMNVALFFTVKYEYWYNLLEELKQKGVKTYVISALFYDTQSFFTSHGKWFVRQLQKNIDWFFHQTEMSYALAKNVGLTKSSVTGDTRFDRVKQLQNQDNHVEFIKDFIGLDKAVVFGSSWQAEEKIAEEVLQGSPYAKLIIAPHDLKRVQHLRQIFPDAVLYSTIHEMAGNFKSRVLIIDSIGLLSKLYSYADIAVVGGGFHSAGLHNILEAATFGVPVIFGNHYLKNPEADELISADGGRSFENAGLAADFVMFLINNEEMMQVMSENAKRFIAEKPESTTLIVKKILS, encoded by the coding sequence ATGTCTTTTTTTTACAACATATTCATAAGCTTAATGATTTTCGGAATGAAGATTTTTTCTTTGTTTAATGACAAAGCAAAAAAAGGAATTCAGGGAAGAAAAGAATCATTGCGTAAAGTACAAACAGGATTTTCAAAAAGAGATAAAGTGATCTGGATGCATGCAGCAAGCCTTGGAGAGTACGAACAGGGACTTCCGGTTTTGGAACAGCTGAAATATAAACTTCCAGATCATAAAATCCTCATCACATTTTTTTCACCTTCCGGATACGAAAATGTTGTAAAGAAAAAAAATATTGCGGATGTAGTCTGCTATCTTCCGTTCGATAGGAAGACACTGGTAAAAGAATTTGTCTCTCAAATGAATGTTGCATTATTTTTTACCGTAAAATATGAGTACTGGTATAATCTTCTGGAAGAGCTTAAACAAAAAGGCGTGAAAACTTATGTAATTTCTGCACTTTTTTATGATACACAATCATTTTTTACCTCTCATGGAAAATGGTTTGTAAGACAGCTTCAGAAAAATATCGACTGGTTTTTTCATCAGACAGAAATGTCTTATGCTTTGGCGAAAAATGTTGGTCTTACAAAGTCTTCGGTAACGGGAGATACCCGGTTTGACCGTGTGAAGCAATTACAAAACCAGGATAATCATGTTGAATTTATTAAAGATTTCATCGGTCTTGATAAGGCTGTTGTTTTCGGCAGTTCCTGGCAGGCAGAAGAAAAAATAGCAGAAGAAGTGCTGCAGGGAAGTCCATATGCGAAACTGATTATTGCGCCTCACGATCTTAAGAGAGTTCAGCATCTCAGACAAATTTTTCCGGATGCCGTTTTGTACAGCACAATCCATGAAATGGCGGGAAATTTTAAGTCCCGTGTTTTAATAATAGACAGTATTGGGCTGCTTTCAAAATTATATTCTTACGCCGATATTGCCGTAGTGGGTGGTGGTTTTCATAGTGCCGGACTGCACAATATCCTCGAAGCTGCCACATTTGGAGTACCTGTGATTTTCGGAAATCATTACCTGAAAAATCCTGAAGCAGACGAACTGATCTCCGCAGATGGCGGAAGATCTTTTGAAAATGCAGGATTAGCCGCAGATTTTGTGATGTTTCTCATCAATAATGAAGAAATGATGCAGGTAATGTCTGAAAATGCCAAAAGATTTATTGCTGAAAAACCAGAGTCGACAACCTTGATTGTTAAGAAAATCTTATCGTAA
- a CDS encoding protein-disulfide reductase DsbD family protein has translation MKFKNWFLLVLMFLATGINAQIKNPVKFKFTINELGDNQYEAVLNATMESGWHIYSKDIPQDTGIPTEYKVSGKNIELIGKFTEVGKKHEEFSEAFGGTIVYYSNSAGFKQKFKLKDGTKPGDVVAEITYQTCDDRVCLAPNTLEFNKQVTPKDAVAETATETPQQAKDSAKAEIVVENPVKSAVTITETSKLDPKQLKITSINFEKPLTDCGVASEKVAENYWTYLLLGFIGGLIALLTPCVFPMIPLTVSFFTKGSLNKAKGKRDAFIYGFFIFLIFVLLSVPFHIIDGIAGNIFNEISTSVWLNIAFFIIFIFFAGSFFGYYDITLPSSIANKSSKAEEAGGIVGIFFMALTLVIVSFSCTGPILGSLLGSAVTGSANVPMLLTFALAGFGLAWAIIFGLLALFPQALQSLPKSGGWMNTVKVVLGFVELALALKFLSKADLVSKTFLLKRELFIVIWILVALGLALYLFGVIRFPHDDKKPKISITRKILGVLGLGFVIYLVQGLIPSERPKLQLLSGILPPLNVSYFHDEKDGILGMHPEHDFFEAVELAKKEDKPILIDFTGYGCENCRKMEEFVWSEGDILPILQNDIVLASLYVDDKEELPEDQKTKIDLGDGQVKKVKTIGDRWSLFQQVNFNNNSQPHYVLLTPDGKVINTPVSGYMPKEDFKKFLECGVNYYKNNK, from the coding sequence ATGAAATTTAAAAACTGGTTTTTATTAGTTCTGATGTTTTTAGCAACAGGAATTAATGCACAAATCAAAAATCCTGTAAAATTTAAATTTACAATCAACGAATTAGGAGACAATCAATACGAAGCCGTGCTGAACGCGACGATGGAAAGCGGCTGGCATATTTATTCCAAAGACATTCCGCAAGACACGGGAATTCCTACTGAATACAAAGTTTCCGGAAAAAATATTGAGCTTATCGGCAAGTTTACCGAAGTGGGTAAAAAGCATGAAGAATTTTCAGAAGCTTTCGGCGGAACAATTGTTTATTATTCCAATTCTGCAGGTTTTAAACAAAAATTCAAGCTAAAAGATGGCACGAAACCAGGCGATGTTGTTGCTGAAATTACGTATCAGACCTGTGACGACCGAGTTTGTCTTGCCCCGAATACATTAGAATTCAACAAGCAGGTAACGCCAAAAGATGCAGTTGCTGAAACTGCAACGGAAACTCCCCAACAGGCAAAAGATTCTGCAAAAGCAGAAATTGTAGTTGAAAATCCTGTAAAAAGTGCGGTAACCATAACAGAAACATCAAAACTGGATCCTAAACAGTTAAAAATAACATCAATCAATTTTGAAAAACCGCTTACCGACTGTGGAGTTGCTTCTGAAAAAGTAGCCGAAAATTATTGGACATATCTTCTTCTAGGATTTATCGGTGGACTTATTGCATTGCTTACACCATGCGTTTTTCCAATGATTCCGCTTACGGTTTCATTCTTTACCAAAGGAAGCCTGAATAAAGCCAAAGGAAAAAGAGATGCTTTCATTTACGGATTTTTCATTTTCCTGATTTTTGTTTTGCTAAGTGTTCCTTTTCATATTATTGATGGGATTGCAGGAAACATTTTCAATGAAATTTCCACCAGCGTATGGCTGAATATAGCCTTCTTTATTATATTCATCTTCTTTGCAGGAAGTTTCTTCGGATATTATGACATCACTTTGCCAAGTTCCATTGCCAACAAATCGTCGAAAGCTGAAGAAGCGGGAGGAATTGTCGGAATCTTCTTTATGGCTTTAACATTGGTAATTGTTTCATTCTCCTGTACCGGTCCTATCTTGGGAAGTTTACTAGGAAGTGCGGTAACTGGTTCGGCTAATGTCCCTATGCTGCTAACATTTGCTTTGGCTGGCTTTGGGCTGGCTTGGGCGATCATTTTCGGATTGCTGGCTTTGTTTCCGCAGGCGCTGCAAAGTCTTCCAAAATCAGGAGGATGGATGAATACGGTAAAAGTTGTTTTAGGTTTCGTGGAATTGGCTTTAGCATTAAAATTTTTATCAAAAGCAGATTTGGTTTCCAAAACATTCCTATTGAAAAGAGAACTTTTCATTGTGATCTGGATTCTTGTAGCTTTAGGATTAGCATTGTACTTATTCGGGGTGATCAGATTTCCTCATGATGATAAAAAACCGAAAATTTCCATTACCCGAAAAATTCTTGGAGTTCTGGGATTGGGATTTGTAATTTATCTGGTTCAGGGTTTAATTCCTTCGGAACGCCCTAAATTACAGTTATTAAGCGGAATCCTACCTCCGTTGAATGTCAGCTACTTCCATGATGAAAAAGACGGAATTCTGGGAATGCATCCCGAACATGATTTCTTCGAAGCCGTCGAGCTTGCCAAGAAAGAAGACAAACCGATTCTTATTGACTTCACCGGTTACGGTTGTGAAAACTGCCGTAAAATGGAAGAATTCGTATGGAGTGAAGGTGATATTTTACCGATTCTTCAGAACGATATTGTACTGGCTTCCCTGTATGTTGATGATAAAGAAGAACTGCCGGAAGATCAGAAAACAAAAATTGATCTCGGTGACGGACAGGTGAAAAAAGTAAAAACGATCGGTGACAGATGGAGCTTATTCCAGCAGGTTAATTTTAACAATAATTCTCAGCCGCATTATGTTTTACTGACTCCGGACGGAAAAGTGATTAACACTCCGGTTTCCGGATATATGCCTAAAGAAGATTTTAAAAAATTCCTTGAATGCGGAGTAAATTATTATAAGAACAATAAATAA
- a CDS encoding C40 family peptidase, with amino-acid sequence MNKGICSVTVAPVRAESSDKAEIVTEILFGESADILEVNKNWTRIKMHYDGYEGWMDTKQLRPVTVEELAARKVTVVTEDFASVMMNDGKTLLSMGSEVEFPVVASRRSHNVRESIALTAKEFLNVPYLWGGKSFFAVDCSGFTQLVYKVHNIKLPRDTSQQVEVGASLTFVEESQPGDLAFFENPEGKIIHVGIMLDNQKIIHASGKVRIDTLDSTGIFNKEMNKHTHKLRVIKSIL; translated from the coding sequence ATGAATAAAGGAATTTGTAGTGTAACGGTAGCGCCCGTACGTGCGGAAAGTTCTGACAAGGCAGAAATTGTCACAGAGATCCTGTTTGGCGAAAGCGCCGATATTCTTGAGGTGAATAAAAACTGGACCCGGATTAAAATGCATTACGATGGCTATGAAGGCTGGATGGATACCAAACAGCTGAGACCTGTAACTGTTGAAGAGCTGGCAGCCCGGAAAGTAACAGTTGTGACTGAAGATTTTGCATCCGTAATGATGAACGACGGAAAAACGCTGCTTTCCATGGGTTCTGAAGTTGAATTTCCGGTAGTAGCATCCAGAAGAAGTCATAATGTGCGCGAAAGTATAGCTTTAACAGCAAAAGAATTCCTTAACGTTCCTTATTTATGGGGTGGCAAAAGTTTTTTTGCGGTAGATTGTTCGGGGTTTACGCAGCTTGTGTATAAAGTTCATAACATAAAATTACCAAGGGATACCTCGCAACAAGTGGAAGTGGGAGCATCTTTAACCTTTGTTGAAGAAAGCCAGCCCGGAGATCTTGCTTTTTTTGAAAATCCGGAAGGAAAGATTATTCATGTGGGAATCATGTTGGATAATCAAAAGATCATCCATGCTTCCGGAAAAGTACGAATCGATACGCTGGATTCCACAGGGATTTTTAATAAAGAAATGAACAAGCATACCCATAAACTAAGGGTAATCAAAAGTATATTGTAA
- the tilS gene encoding tRNA lysidine(34) synthetase TilS — protein MDYLCTKKFSAYILETSDLKNQLQNLVTAPETSNYLLAVSGGADSMVLAYIFNDLGLQFQIAHINYKLRSEDSDLDQKVVQDFCENNNIKFHLYEVSEKDNKPENSIQLWARELRYAFFNEIREKENLDFLVTAHHLNDQLETFIINLSKAAGINGLAGIPANENSILRPLLSFTKKEIYTFAKENNVEYREDLSNQKNDYLRNKVRNEVVPKLLETNSHFLENFKKSSLYLNQTKDFIKEQIQEIENQITVFNKYHKILSKEQLSRQSDFVKFEILRKFGYNQEEEISKIFKAENGSVFFSKDYQLIVNYEELVLQKLDEKCNFNSSEEEIVLIEKFDFSENQTSIDLENKMGSIEEINTTFEWNFDAEKIRFPLRLRRQKAGDEFYPSGFSGKKKVSKFFRDEKISNLARQKIWLLTDSENAVLGVIPYRQDRRYAGNEKSGYILKIFNKK, from the coding sequence ATGGATTATCTTTGCACAAAGAAATTCTCAGCATACATCTTGGAAACTTCAGACCTTAAAAATCAATTGCAAAATCTTGTAACGGCTCCCGAAACAAGCAACTATCTTCTGGCGGTAAGCGGCGGTGCAGACTCTATGGTTTTAGCCTACATTTTTAATGATTTGGGATTACAGTTTCAGATAGCTCATATTAACTACAAACTCCGCAGTGAAGATTCTGATCTGGATCAAAAAGTAGTGCAGGATTTTTGTGAAAACAACAATATCAAATTTCATTTATACGAAGTTTCAGAAAAGGATAATAAACCCGAAAATTCCATCCAACTATGGGCAAGAGAACTTAGATATGCATTTTTTAACGAGATCCGCGAAAAAGAAAACCTTGATTTTCTGGTGACCGCCCATCATCTGAATGACCAGCTTGAGACCTTCATCATTAATCTTTCCAAAGCAGCAGGAATCAACGGATTAGCAGGCATTCCAGCGAATGAAAATAGTATATTGCGGCCGCTTTTATCTTTTACAAAAAAAGAGATTTATACTTTCGCGAAAGAAAATAATGTTGAGTATAGAGAAGACCTTTCCAATCAAAAAAATGATTATCTGAGAAATAAAGTACGAAATGAAGTTGTTCCGAAATTACTGGAAACCAATTCGCATTTCCTGGAAAATTTTAAAAAAAGTTCTTTGTACCTCAATCAGACAAAAGATTTTATAAAGGAGCAGATCCAGGAGATTGAAAACCAAATTACCGTATTTAACAAGTACCACAAAATTTTATCAAAGGAGCAGCTTAGCAGACAAAGTGATTTCGTAAAATTTGAAATTCTAAGGAAGTTCGGATATAATCAGGAAGAAGAAATTTCAAAAATTTTTAAAGCAGAAAACGGAAGTGTGTTTTTTTCAAAAGATTATCAGCTGATTGTTAATTACGAAGAATTGGTTTTACAAAAATTGGATGAAAAGTGTAATTTCAATAGTTCTGAAGAAGAAATTGTTTTAATTGAAAAATTTGACTTTTCCGAAAACCAGACATCGATTGATCTCGAAAATAAAATGGGAAGCATTGAAGAAATCAATACCACCTTTGAATGGAATTTCGATGCCGAGAAAATCAGGTTTCCACTGCGATTGCGAAGACAAAAAGCCGGAGATGAATTTTATCCTTCGGGATTTTCGGGGAAAAAGAAAGTTTCTAAGTTTTTTAGGGACGAAAAAATATCTAATTTAGCGAGGCAAAAAATCTGGCTCCTGACAGACAGCGAAAATGCTGTGCTTGGGGTAATTCCCTACCGACAGGACAGAAGATATGCAGGGAATGAGAAATCCGGATACATTCTCAAAATTTTTAATAAGAAGTAA
- a CDS encoding acyltransferase family protein has translation MITKNNFDFIRVLLAFIVFVGHLGTLSASDELRILQYSPIEIAVFGFFVVSGFLIARSYERSSGLKSYLEKRIRRIVPAYLLVVFLCAILLSMVSTYSFTEYFSNPQVYKYLFWNSLFLNFKAPWLPGVFGNQAVNGALWTLKIEMSYYFCVPLLFLLFGKNNKYRNTSLVVMYFLSLIYLNYFESLHKISTAKQLPGTLSYFIPGMLIYFNFDWFVKHKNTLFLLQSLRSGLI, from the coding sequence ATGATAACGAAAAATAATTTCGACTTTATCCGCGTTCTCCTTGCCTTCATTGTCTTCGTGGGGCATCTAGGGACACTAAGCGCCTCCGATGAGCTGCGAATCCTCCAGTACAGCCCCATTGAAATAGCAGTTTTTGGTTTTTTTGTAGTTAGCGGGTTTCTTATTGCAAGAAGCTATGAACGTTCTTCAGGGCTAAAAAGTTATCTGGAAAAAAGAATCAGGAGAATTGTTCCTGCCTATCTGTTGGTGGTTTTTCTATGTGCTATTTTGCTAAGTATGGTAAGCACCTACTCCTTTACCGAATATTTCAGTAATCCGCAAGTTTATAAATATCTTTTCTGGAATTCTTTGTTTCTGAATTTTAAAGCACCATGGCTGCCGGGAGTATTCGGGAATCAGGCAGTAAACGGAGCGCTCTGGACTCTCAAAATCGAGATGTCTTATTACTTCTGTGTTCCGTTGCTTTTTTTGTTGTTCGGAAAAAATAATAAATACAGAAATACAAGTCTAGTCGTAATGTATTTCCTTTCTCTTATTTATTTAAATTATTTCGAATCTTTACATAAAATATCAACCGCTAAACAATTACCAGGAACCCTTTCGTATTTTATCCCGGGTATGCTTATTTATTTCAATTTCGATTGGTTCGTAAAACATAAAAATACTCTTTTTTTATTGCAGTCACTACGGTCTGGATTGATCTGA
- a CDS encoding glycosyltransferase family 2 protein, whose protein sequence is MKELVSIITPSYNSEEFIEETIDCVLNQTYENWEWLITDDLSRDNTVAIVQRYRDPRIKLQVLEQNGGAGNARNKSLERAQGRYIAFLDSDDLWQPEYLESMVNYMEEYKAELVYCNYSRCDEHTMQPLLKDFQADKIVTFSNLLKTCRLAPVSTMYDTKRTGKFFFPVKSKREDHVMWLNLLKEIPRGYPLQKTLAKYRMRENSVSRKKKNIIRDQYLVYKDFMGFSTAKSLYYTANWALNGFLKYSKIFN, encoded by the coding sequence ATGAAAGAGCTTGTTTCCATTATCACACCCTCATACAATTCAGAAGAATTTATTGAGGAAACAATTGACTGTGTACTTAACCAGACCTATGAAAACTGGGAATGGCTGATTACCGATGATCTTTCACGGGACAATACCGTTGCAATAGTACAAAGATACAGAGATCCCAGAATAAAGCTTCAGGTTCTGGAGCAGAATGGCGGTGCAGGAAATGCAAGAAATAAAAGCCTAGAAAGAGCCCAGGGAAGGTATATTGCTTTTCTTGATTCAGATGATCTCTGGCAGCCGGAATACCTTGAAAGCATGGTGAATTATATGGAAGAATATAAAGCAGAACTTGTATACTGTAATTATTCAAGATGTGACGAACACACCATGCAGCCTTTACTAAAAGATTTTCAGGCAGATAAAATCGTAACTTTTTCCAATTTACTAAAAACCTGCAGACTCGCACCGGTATCCACAATGTATGATACAAAAAGAACTGGCAAATTTTTCTTCCCTGTAAAAAGTAAACGTGAAGATCACGTAATGTGGCTGAATCTTTTAAAGGAAATTCCCAGAGGTTATCCTTTGCAGAAAACGCTCGCAAAATACAGAATGCGTGAAAACAGCGTCTCCAGAAAGAAAAAAAACATTATCAGAGATCAATATCTGGTATATAAAGATTTTATGGGATTTTCTACGGCCAAATCTTTATACTATACTGCAAACTGGGCATTAAACGGATTTTTAAAATATTCGAAAATTTTTAATTAA
- a CDS encoding deoxyuridine 5'-triphosphate nucleotidohydrolase — MEYSKEFKAALSNFSPAEKDKLIFRLLKKDKLLSKKLYFELIDPETTDNKRDTMEEIVEEKVVLASKYMSNQKYFLSIIRKISAEITEHVKITTDKFGEVSLNLLLINKILDYNEDLARQRFDNIYKLYLYIINKTVKALILTKKLDVDYWMEIDEHLDELKGKILQNHYLSKLFSNNGIDMNWLTSDQIPENFDLIIKEIKTKGFLR, encoded by the coding sequence ATGGAATATTCAAAAGAATTCAAGGCTGCTTTAAGTAATTTTTCTCCTGCTGAAAAAGACAAACTTATTTTCAGATTATTAAAAAAAGACAAGCTATTATCGAAAAAATTATACTTTGAATTGATTGATCCCGAAACTACAGACAATAAGCGGGATACTATGGAAGAGATTGTTGAAGAAAAAGTTGTACTGGCCTCAAAATACATGAGCAATCAAAAATATTTTTTGAGCATTATCCGGAAAATAAGCGCCGAGATTACGGAACATGTAAAAATTACTACCGATAAATTCGGGGAAGTAAGCCTTAATCTGTTGCTGATTAACAAAATCCTCGATTACAATGAAGATCTTGCCCGACAGAGATTTGATAACATATACAAACTTTACCTGTACATCATTAACAAAACCGTAAAAGCTTTAATTCTGACTAAAAAACTGGACGTAGATTATTGGATGGAAATTGATGAGCACTTGGACGAACTAAAAGGAAAAATTCTCCAGAACCATTATCTCTCAAAGCTTTTCAGCAACAATGGAATAGATATGAATTGGCTCACGAGCGATCAAATTCCTGAGAACTTTGACCTTATTATCAAAGAAATTAAAACCAAGGGATTTTTACGATAA
- a CDS encoding DUF1648 domain-containing protein, whose protein sequence is MESILLLLFDIINFGLLAFLWWFSIKNYKTLPETIPIHFDFDGKADNFGSKKYYYLMPAVLTVIYFLFVFLVRSPELANYPLQITEENENAQFLIMGIFMRWLFLLISMIFLNSQDYVFRYSFNDNAKPRIAFSTMLFSIIGSLIVLFTFVGLFK, encoded by the coding sequence ATGGAAAGTATTCTTCTTTTGCTTTTTGATATTATAAATTTTGGACTGCTTGCATTTCTATGGTGGTTCAGCATTAAGAATTATAAAACATTACCGGAGACGATTCCTATTCATTTTGATTTCGACGGAAAGGCGGATAATTTTGGGAGTAAAAAATATTATTACCTGATGCCTGCTGTACTCACAGTCATTTATTTTTTATTTGTATTTCTCGTCAGAAGTCCTGAGTTAGCCAATTATCCATTACAGATTACCGAAGAAAATGAAAATGCCCAGTTTTTGATTATGGGGATTTTTATGCGATGGTTGTTTCTTTTAATCTCAATGATTTTTTTAAACAGCCAGGATTATGTGTTCAGATATTCATTCAATGATAATGCAAAACCGCGGATAGCTTTTTCTACAATGCTTTTTTCGATCATTGGAAGTTTGATTGTCCTGTTTACTTTTGTAGGTCTTTTTAAATGA